A stretch of Mesoplodon densirostris isolate mMesDen1 chromosome 7, mMesDen1 primary haplotype, whole genome shotgun sequence DNA encodes these proteins:
- the RBM14 gene encoding RNA-binding protein 14 isoform X3 has translation MKIFVGNVDGADTTPEELAALFAPYGTVMSCAVMKQFAFVHMRENAGALRAIEALHGHELRPGRALVVEMSRPRPLNTWKIFVGNVSAACTSQELRSLFERRGRVIECDVVKGLR, from the exons ATGAAGATATTCGTGGGAAATGTCGATGGGGCGGATACGACGCCGGAGGAGCTGGCAGCTCTCTTTGCGCCCTACGGCACGGTCATGAGCTGCGCCGTCATGAAACAGTTCGCCTTCGTGCACATGCGCGAGAACGCGGGCGCGCTGCGCGCCATCGAGGCCCTGCATGGCCACGAGCTGCGGCCGGGGCGCGCGCTCGTGGTGGAGATGTCGCGCCCACGGCCTCTTAACACTTGGAAGATATTCGTGGGCAATGTATCGGCTGCGTGCACGAGCCAGGAATTGCGCAGCCTCTTCGAGCGCCGCGGACGCGTCATCGAGTGTGACGTGGTGAAAG GCCTCAGGTAA
- the RBM14 gene encoding RNA-binding protein 14 isoform X2, with amino-acid sequence MERGRFRHFPTSSSEVCQSKGKGKRWGLNPTPPKATVVFPLDECSRAEDYAFVHMEKEADAKAAIAQLNGKEVKGKRINVELSTKGQKKGPGLAIQSGDKTKKPGAGDTAFPGTGGFSATFDYQQAFGNSTGGFDGQARQPTPPFFGRDRSPLRRSPPRASYVAPLTAQPATYRAQPSVSLGAAYRAQPSASLGVGYRTQPMTAQAASYRAQPSVSLGAPYRGQLASPSSQSAAASSLGPYGGAQPSASALSSYGGQPAAASSLNSYGAQGSSLASYGNQPSYGAQAASSYGVRAAASSYNTQGAASSLGSYGAQAASYGAQSAASSLAYGAQAASYSAQPSASYNAQSAPYAAQQAASYSSQPAAYVAQPATAAAYASQPAAYAAQATTPMAGSYGAQPVVQTQLNSYGAQASMGLSGSYGAQSAAAATGSYGAAAAYGAQPSATLAAPYRTQSSASLAASYAAQQHPQAAASYRGQPGNAYDGAGQPSAAYLSMSQGAVANANSTPPPYERTRLSPPRASYDDPYKKAVAMSKRYGSDRRLAELSDYRRLSESQLSFRRSPTKSSLDYRRLPDAHSDYARYSGSYNDYLRAAQMHSGYQRRM; translated from the exons ATGGAGCGGGGAAGATTTCGCCACTTCCCCACTTCCTCTTCAGAAGTCTGTCAGAgcaagggaaaagggaaaaggtGGGGGCTGAACCCCACCCCCCCCAAGGCCACCGTCGTGTTCCCTCTCGATGAATGCTCCCGAGCGGAAG ACTACGCGTTTGTTCACATGGAGAAGGAAGCAGATGCCAAAGCCGCCATCGCGCAGCTCAACGGCAAAGAAGTGAAGGGCAAGCGCATCAACGTGGAACTCTCAACCAAGGGTCAGAAGAAGGGGCCTGGCCTGGCTATCCAGTCTGGGGACAAGACCAAGAAACCAGGGGCTGGGGATACGGCATTCCCCGGAACTGGTGGCTTCTCTGCCACCTTCGACTACCAGCAGGCTTTTGGCAACAGCACTGGTGGCTTTGATGGGCAAGCCCGTCAGCCCACACCACCCTTCTTTGGTCGCGACCGCAGCCCCCTGCGCCGTTCACCTCCCCGAGCCTCGTATGTGGCTCCTCTGACGGCCCAGCCAGCCACCTACCGGGCCCAGCCCTCAGTGTCACTGGGCGCTGCCTACAGGGCCCAGCCTTCTGCCTCTTTGGGTGTCGGTTATCGGACTCAGCCCATGACAGCCCAGGCAGCCTCTTACCGCGCTCAGCCCTCTGTTTCCCTTGGGGCCCCATACAGGGGCCAGCTGGCTAGCCCTAGCTCCCAGTCTGCCGCAGCTTCCTCGCTTGGTCCGTATGGTGGAGCCCAGCCCTCAGCCTCGGCCCTCTCCTCCTATGGGGGTCAGCCAGCTGCGGCTTCTTCGCTCAACTCCTATGGGGCTCAGGGCTCCTCCCTTGCCTCCTATGGTAACCAGCCATCTTATGGGGCGCAGGCTGCCTCTTCCTATGGGGTTCGTGCGGCTGCCTCCTCCTACAACACCCAGGGAGCAGCTTCCTCCCTAGGCTCCTATGGGGCCCAGGCAGCCTCCTATGGGGCCCAGTCTGCAGCCTCTTCACTAGCTTATGGGGCCCAGGCAGCTTCTTACAGTGCCCAGCCTTCGGCCTCTTATAATGCCCAGTCTGCCCCATACGCTGCACAACAGGCTGCTTCCTATTCTTCCCAACCTGCTGCCTATGTGGCACAACCAGCTACAGCTGCTGCTTATGCTAGCCAGCCAGCTGCGTATGCTGCACAAGCCACTACCCCAATGGCTGGCTCCTATGGGGCCCAGCCAGTTGTTCAGACCCAGCTGAATAGTTATGGGGCTCAAGCATCAATGGGCCTGTCAGGCTCGTATGGGGCTCAGTCAGCTGCTGCGGCCACTGGCTCCTATGGTGCTGCAGCCGCCTATGGGGCCCAACCTTCTGCCACCCTGGCAGCTCCTTACCGCACTCAATCATCAGCCTCATTGGCTGCTTCCTATGCTGCACAGCAGCATCCTCAGGCTGCTGCCTCCTACCGTGGCCAGCCGGGCAATGCCTACGATGGGGCAGGTCAGCCGTCTGCAGCCTACCTGTCCATGTCCCAGGGGGCCGTTGCCAACGCCAACAGCACCCCGCCGCCCTATGAGCGTACGCGCCTCTCCCCACCCCGGGCCAGCTACGACGATCCGTACAAAAAGGCTGTCGCCATGTCGAAAAG GTATGGTTCCGACCGGCGTTTAGCCGAGCTCTCTGATTACCGCCGTTTATCAGAGTCGCAGCTTTCGTTCCGCCGCTCGCCGACAAAGTCCTCGCTGGATTACCGTCGCCTGCCCGATGCCCATTCCGATTACGCACGCTATTCGGGCTCCTATAATGATTACCTGCGGGCAGCTCAGATGCACTCTGGCTACCAGCGTCGCATGTAG
- the RBM14 gene encoding RNA-binding protein 14 isoform X1, with product MKIFVGNVDGADTTPEELAALFAPYGTVMSCAVMKQFAFVHMRENAGALRAIEALHGHELRPGRALVVEMSRPRPLNTWKIFVGNVSAACTSQELRSLFERRGRVIECDVVKDYAFVHMEKEADAKAAIAQLNGKEVKGKRINVELSTKGQKKGPGLAIQSGDKTKKPGAGDTAFPGTGGFSATFDYQQAFGNSTGGFDGQARQPTPPFFGRDRSPLRRSPPRASYVAPLTAQPATYRAQPSVSLGAAYRAQPSASLGVGYRTQPMTAQAASYRAQPSVSLGAPYRGQLASPSSQSAAASSLGPYGGAQPSASALSSYGGQPAAASSLNSYGAQGSSLASYGNQPSYGAQAASSYGVRAAASSYNTQGAASSLGSYGAQAASYGAQSAASSLAYGAQAASYSAQPSASYNAQSAPYAAQQAASYSSQPAAYVAQPATAAAYASQPAAYAAQATTPMAGSYGAQPVVQTQLNSYGAQASMGLSGSYGAQSAAAATGSYGAAAAYGAQPSATLAAPYRTQSSASLAASYAAQQHPQAAASYRGQPGNAYDGAGQPSAAYLSMSQGAVANANSTPPPYERTRLSPPRASYDDPYKKAVAMSKRYGSDRRLAELSDYRRLSESQLSFRRSPTKSSLDYRRLPDAHSDYARYSGSYNDYLRAAQMHSGYQRRM from the exons ATGAAGATATTCGTGGGAAATGTCGATGGGGCGGATACGACGCCGGAGGAGCTGGCAGCTCTCTTTGCGCCCTACGGCACGGTCATGAGCTGCGCCGTCATGAAACAGTTCGCCTTCGTGCACATGCGCGAGAACGCGGGCGCGCTGCGCGCCATCGAGGCCCTGCATGGCCACGAGCTGCGGCCGGGGCGCGCGCTCGTGGTGGAGATGTCGCGCCCACGGCCTCTTAACACTTGGAAGATATTCGTGGGCAATGTATCGGCTGCGTGCACGAGCCAGGAATTGCGCAGCCTCTTCGAGCGCCGCGGACGCGTCATCGAGTGTGACGTGGTGAAAG ACTACGCGTTTGTTCACATGGAGAAGGAAGCAGATGCCAAAGCCGCCATCGCGCAGCTCAACGGCAAAGAAGTGAAGGGCAAGCGCATCAACGTGGAACTCTCAACCAAGGGTCAGAAGAAGGGGCCTGGCCTGGCTATCCAGTCTGGGGACAAGACCAAGAAACCAGGGGCTGGGGATACGGCATTCCCCGGAACTGGTGGCTTCTCTGCCACCTTCGACTACCAGCAGGCTTTTGGCAACAGCACTGGTGGCTTTGATGGGCAAGCCCGTCAGCCCACACCACCCTTCTTTGGTCGCGACCGCAGCCCCCTGCGCCGTTCACCTCCCCGAGCCTCGTATGTGGCTCCTCTGACGGCCCAGCCAGCCACCTACCGGGCCCAGCCCTCAGTGTCACTGGGCGCTGCCTACAGGGCCCAGCCTTCTGCCTCTTTGGGTGTCGGTTATCGGACTCAGCCCATGACAGCCCAGGCAGCCTCTTACCGCGCTCAGCCCTCTGTTTCCCTTGGGGCCCCATACAGGGGCCAGCTGGCTAGCCCTAGCTCCCAGTCTGCCGCAGCTTCCTCGCTTGGTCCGTATGGTGGAGCCCAGCCCTCAGCCTCGGCCCTCTCCTCCTATGGGGGTCAGCCAGCTGCGGCTTCTTCGCTCAACTCCTATGGGGCTCAGGGCTCCTCCCTTGCCTCCTATGGTAACCAGCCATCTTATGGGGCGCAGGCTGCCTCTTCCTATGGGGTTCGTGCGGCTGCCTCCTCCTACAACACCCAGGGAGCAGCTTCCTCCCTAGGCTCCTATGGGGCCCAGGCAGCCTCCTATGGGGCCCAGTCTGCAGCCTCTTCACTAGCTTATGGGGCCCAGGCAGCTTCTTACAGTGCCCAGCCTTCGGCCTCTTATAATGCCCAGTCTGCCCCATACGCTGCACAACAGGCTGCTTCCTATTCTTCCCAACCTGCTGCCTATGTGGCACAACCAGCTACAGCTGCTGCTTATGCTAGCCAGCCAGCTGCGTATGCTGCACAAGCCACTACCCCAATGGCTGGCTCCTATGGGGCCCAGCCAGTTGTTCAGACCCAGCTGAATAGTTATGGGGCTCAAGCATCAATGGGCCTGTCAGGCTCGTATGGGGCTCAGTCAGCTGCTGCGGCCACTGGCTCCTATGGTGCTGCAGCCGCCTATGGGGCCCAACCTTCTGCCACCCTGGCAGCTCCTTACCGCACTCAATCATCAGCCTCATTGGCTGCTTCCTATGCTGCACAGCAGCATCCTCAGGCTGCTGCCTCCTACCGTGGCCAGCCGGGCAATGCCTACGATGGGGCAGGTCAGCCGTCTGCAGCCTACCTGTCCATGTCCCAGGGGGCCGTTGCCAACGCCAACAGCACCCCGCCGCCCTATGAGCGTACGCGCCTCTCCCCACCCCGGGCCAGCTACGACGATCCGTACAAAAAGGCTGTCGCCATGTCGAAAAG GTATGGTTCCGACCGGCGTTTAGCCGAGCTCTCTGATTACCGCCGTTTATCAGAGTCGCAGCTTTCGTTCCGCCGCTCGCCGACAAAGTCCTCGCTGGATTACCGTCGCCTGCCCGATGCCCATTCCGATTACGCACGCTATTCGGGCTCCTATAATGATTACCTGCGGGCAGCTCAGATGCACTCTGGCTACCAGCGTCGCATGTAG